In a single window of the Biomphalaria glabrata chromosome 13, xgBioGlab47.1, whole genome shotgun sequence genome:
- the LOC129922288 gene encoding latent-transforming growth factor beta-binding protein 4-like, with amino-acid sequence MFTMNTQLCGLCFLFWAGSLLNINYYVSSSDYNMFNISDRIYCHSLQTSFTFDDAVNNCLKIGAALAFFDDNAEYLTAFQKIIVNASQEKQTWITFNATAVNSNYVFYWKKQKFNNSVWASGQPDGECTSRSKKKCCARMRLKPRGLADMDCSNKFAYLCKAIPVCPAHALGCYLSCGETITNLTCLPGFQFYAANTSCVDVNECELNTSLCEGACQNTVGSYSCTCNTGYKLSGSYLCVDIDECSLGNHTCQQVCVNVIGSYNCSCSVGYMASDSGQCLDINECNIGAKPCQQTCTNTNGSFLCSCETGWTLSLNRLNCTQIDECASSPCQHDCVHTNTSFVCRCFPGYTLQSNGINCTDIDECKSSVCQHNCTNTDGSYLCTCLYGYNLQPDNTSCSDIDECLQNSSICSDICRNIPGGYLCGCPHGFYAINQNCSDVNECENTSKNNCSHHCNNTEGSYTCWCDDGYRLSENLTTCLDIDECEEYTYRCSDICINTIGSYRCACGPGYIPDADNITCLDVDECHNITCGHRCVNTIGSYVCQCDEGFILDTLNISACNDVDECLEASQSCNQTCDVAPDSNISACQVNVQDCKLCDHLCLNTNGSYLCTCQTGYGLNSTDNTTCYDIDECSLNSSLCEFYCNNTPGSYFCSCPQGYHLSENKHSCNKKGAYSQCPCRCYGRKEITNVTTQQLKEQLETLSKDIQVQEVNLLSTKLLLTCQPDDRPASNVIGYVGIVMLTFVFGSVVLLDLISFVSHMLLARGSHTDRL; translated from the exons ATGTTTACAATGAATACACAACTTTGTGGACTTTGCTTCCTGTTCTGGGCAG GTTCATTGTTAAACATCAACTACTATGTGTCCTCATCAGACTATAACATGTTCAATATAAGCGACAGGATTTACTGTCATTCTTTGCAAACTTCTTTCACTTTTGACGACGCTGTAAACAATTGCCTCAAAATTGGAGCCGCTCTTGCCTTTTTTGACGACAACGCTGAATACCTGACAGCGTTTCAGAAGATAATTGTCAACGCCAGCCAAGAGAAGCAGACCTGGATTACGTTCAACGCCACTGCTGTCAACTCCAACTATGTCTTTTATTGGAAAAAACAGAAATTTAACAACTCTGTGTGGGCGAGTGGACAACCCGATGGTGAGTGCACTTCTAggtcaaaaaaaaagtgttgcgCACGGATGAGGCTAAAACCGAGAGGCTTAGCGGATATGGACTGTTCAAATAAGTTTGCTTACCTTTGTAAAGCGATACCTGTATGCCCTGCGCATGCGCTGGGCTGCTATTTGAGTTGCGGAGAGACTATAACAAACCTAACTTGTTTACCAGGTTTTCAATTCTACGCAGCTAACACATCGTGCGTAGATGTGAATGAATGTGAGCTTAATACATCTTTATGTGAAGGAGCTTGTCAGAACACAGTGGGCTCTTACAGCTGTACGTGTAACACAGGCTACAAACTGAGTGGAAGTTACTTGTGTGTGGACATTGATGAATGTAGTCTGGGAAATCATACGTGTCAACAAGTCTGTGTGAATGTCATAGGCTCATATAATTGCAGCTGTAGTGTTGGTTACATGGCCTCGGACAGCGGACAATGCCTAGATATTAATGAATGTAACATTGGCGCCAAGCCATGCCAACAGACCTGTACCAATACGAATGGATCATTTTTATGCAGCTGCGAAACTGGATGGACTTTATCTTTAAATAGACTCAACTGCACCCAGATTGATGAGTGTGCCTCATCTCCTTGCCAGCATGATTGTGTACATACAAACACGAGCTTTGTGTGTAGATGTTTCCCAGGGTACACATTGCAGAGCAACGGAATAAACTGCACAGACATTGATGAGTGTAAAAGCAGCGTGTGCCAACACAATTGCACCAATACAGACGGGTCTTACTTATGTACTTGCCTGTATGGATACAATTTGCAGCCGGATAATACTTCTTGCTCTGATATTGATGAATGCTTACAAAATAGCTCTATATGCAGTGACATTTGCAGAAACATTCCCGGCGGTTACCTATGTGGATGTCCTCATGGGTTCTATGCTATTAACCAGAACTGCTCTGACGTTAACGAATGTGAGAACACCTCAAAGAACAACTGCTCACATCATTGCAATAACACAGAAGGCAGCTACACGTGTTGGTGTGATGATGGTTATCGGTTATCAGAAAACCTGACTACATGCCTGGACATCGATGAGTGTGAGGAATACACCTATAGATGCTCTGATATATGCATCAACACAATTGGCAGCTACAGGTGTGCCTGTGGTCCAGGTTATATCCCTGACGCAGATAATATAACCTGCTTGGACGTCGATGAATGTCATAATATAACATGTGGTCATAGGTGCGTCAACACGATTGGCTCTTATGTCTGCCAATGTGACGAAGGCTTCATCCTTGACACTTTAAATATATCTGCATGCAATGACGTTGATGAATGCCTAGAAGCATCCCAGAGCTGCAACCAAACTTGTGATGTTGCCCCAGATTCAAACATATCAGCCTGCCAAGTAAATGTACAAGATTGTAAGCTGTGCGATCACTTGTGTCTAAATACCAATGGCTCGTACTTGTGTACTTGTCAAACCGGATATGGACTTAACTCTACTGACAATACAACTTGTTACGACATAGACGAATGCAGTCTCAACTCCAGCCTGTGTGAATTCTATTGCAACAACACCCCAGGCTCATACTTCTGCTCATGTCCTCAGGGTTACCACCTTTCAGAAAATAAACACTCATGCAACAAAAAGGGAGCGTACTCTCAATGCCCTTGCCGTTGTTATGGTCGTAAAGAAATAACAAACGTGACGACACAACAACTTAAGGAGCAGCTTGAAACATTAAGCAAAGACATTCAAGTCCAGGAGGTCAATCTACTCTCTACAAAGTTGCTACTTACATGCCAACCCGACGACCGACCTGCGAGCAATGTTATTGGCTATGTCGGGATTGTGATGCTTACATTTGTGTTTGGATCTGTAGTACTGTTGGATCTTATAAGTTTTGTAAGTCACATGCTCTTAGCAAGAGGATCACATACAGACAGACTGTGA